A window of Fragaria vesca subsp. vesca linkage group LG7, FraVesHawaii_1.0, whole genome shotgun sequence contains these coding sequences:
- the LOC101310272 gene encoding notchless protein homolog yields MAMAVEAERTVMCLLTDPDDTPLGQFMYLPQHTTTLQLQQIVNRLLQNEEKMPYTFYIENKELNEALGVYAEKNKISVEKVLKIVYQPQAIFRIRPVNRCSATIAGHSEAVLSVAFSPDGQQLASGSGDTTVRIWDLNTQTPLYTCSGHKNWVLCIAWSADGKYLVSGSKSGELQCWDPQTGKPSGNPLIGHKKWITGISWEPVHLAAPCRRFVSAGKDGDARIWDITLKKCVMSLTGHTLAITCVKWGGDGFIYTGSQDCTIKVWETTQGKLIRELKGHGHWVNTLALSTEYVLRTGAYDHTGKKQYSSPEEMKKAALERYNKMKGKAPERLVSGSDDFTMFLWEPFVSKQPKARMTGHQQLVNHVYFSPDGQWIASASFDRSVRIWNGTTGKFFGVLRGHVGPVYQISWSADSRLLLSGSKDSTLKVWDIRTMKLKQDLPGHADEVYAVDWSPDGEKVASGGKDRVLKLWMG; encoded by the exons ATGGCCATGGCAGTGGAAGCGGAGAGGACCGTGATGTGCCTTCTGACGGACCCAGATGACACTCCATTAGGACAGTTCATGTATCTTCCTCAACACACTACCACCCTCCAACTCCAACAAATCGTCAATCGCCTTCTTCAAAAT GAGGAGAAGATGCCTTATACTTTCTACATAGAAAATAAGGAACTTAATGAGGCGCTGGGTGTATATGCGGAGAAGAACAAAA TTTCTGTGGAGAAGGTACTCAAAATCGTGTATCAACCACAAGCTATTTTCCGAATTCGTCCTGTCAATCGTTGCTCGGCCACAATTGCTG GTCACTCAGAAGCTGTTCTTTCAGTTGCTTTTAGTCCTGATGGTCAACAGTTGGCGAGTGGTTCTGGTGATACCACTGTCCGAATATGGGACCTTAATACTCAAACACCTTTGTACACATGTTCAG GACATAAGAATTGGGTTCTTTGTATTGCTTGGTCTGCTGATGGAAAGTATCTTGTTAGTGGGAGCAAGTCTGGAGAACTTCAATGTTGGGATCCACAGACAGGAAAACCATCAGGCAATCCATTGATT GGCCATAAGAAATGGATTACTGGGATCTCTTGGGAACCAGTCCACCTTGCTGCTCCATGTAGACGATTTGTAAGTGCTGGGAAAGATGGTGATGCACGCATATGGGACATCACATTGAAGAAATGCGTTATGTCTCTCACCGGCCACACACTTGCAATAACCTGTGTAAAATGGGGTGGAGATGGTTTTATATATACAGG TTCCCAAGATTGTACAATCAAGGTCTGGGAGACTACCCAAGGGAAGCTGATTCGTGAATTAAAG GGTCATGGGCACTGGGTTAACACTCTTGCATTGAGTACTGAATATGTTCTTCGCACCGGAGCTTATGATCACACTGGCAAAAAGCAATATTCATCTCCTGAGGAAATGAAAAAG GCAGCTTTGGAAAGGTATAACAAAATGAAAGGCAAAGCTCCTGAAAGATTGGTTTCTGGATCAGATGATTTCACTATGTTTCTGTGGGAGCCTTTTGTCAGCAAACAACCCAAAGCTCGCATGACAGGTCATCAACAG CTTGTAAACCATGTCTACTTTTCACCTGATGGTCAATGGATAGCAAGTGCCTCATTTGATAGATCTGTCAGAATATGGAATGGTACAACTGGCAAGTTTTTTGGAGTTCTACGGGGTCATGTTGGTCCTGTTTACCAGATCAG CTGGTCCGCAGACAGCAGGCTACTTTTAAGTGGCAGCAAAGATTCAACTCTAAAG